In a genomic window of Nocardia fluminea:
- a CDS encoding MlaD family protein, whose translation MRHYCATMPDAIGLYTGNHVTIRGVRVGTVTHIEPRGDAVQVGFEVDANYSPRGEVSATTLSDTIVADRSLAILDNSESDAEWDPRKCISRTLTPKSMTQTLDALGALAAEIDNGSDPAQRGQLSEEIAALDSSLSGTGPRMNEIIRTLDRALGSSSAAAGHLGALIDSLHILMNSVARGWGDIESMITRLAPGLAVIDHGIFARTVSIIDSLRIIVPWLNEITTMFGDQILQGLDATVPLARLASANIGTMRDIVDMAPPLLQAFVDVTDAHSGRPVLTYAAPRVAMPQADADRICAAIGLVAQGRCDTAEDGLTNVSLIPLVLGVAGAR comes from the coding sequence ATGCGGCACTACTGTGCAACGATGCCGGACGCAATTGGGCTGTACACCGGAAACCACGTCACCATTCGTGGCGTCAGAGTTGGCACGGTGACGCACATCGAACCCCGTGGTGATGCGGTGCAGGTTGGTTTCGAGGTGGACGCCAACTATTCGCCGCGTGGTGAGGTATCGGCCACTACCCTGTCAGACACCATCGTTGCTGATCGCTCCCTTGCTATTCTCGACAACAGCGAATCCGATGCTGAATGGGATCCCCGGAAGTGCATTTCCCGTACATTGACTCCGAAGAGCATGACACAGACACTCGATGCGTTGGGTGCCCTCGCAGCAGAAATCGACAATGGGAGTGATCCGGCACAGCGAGGGCAGCTATCCGAGGAAATCGCCGCACTCGACAGCTCGTTGTCCGGCACCGGTCCGAGAATGAACGAAATAATCCGCACACTCGATCGAGCGCTCGGCTCTTCCAGCGCTGCCGCCGGACACCTCGGGGCACTCATAGATTCGCTGCACATCTTGATGAATAGTGTCGCGCGTGGATGGGGAGATATCGAATCCATGATCACCCGTTTGGCGCCGGGGCTGGCGGTGATCGACCACGGAATCTTCGCGCGAACAGTCTCGATCATCGACTCATTGCGAATTATCGTGCCATGGCTGAACGAAATCACCACCATGTTCGGTGACCAAATCCTCCAAGGTCTCGATGCGACAGTTCCCCTCGCTCGCCTCGCTAGCGCGAATATCGGTACAATGAGGGACATTGTCGACATGGCGCCGCCGCTGCTGCAAGCCTTCGTGGACGTAACCGACGCGCACAGCGGTCGACCCGTTCTGACGTATGCAGCACCTAGGGTGGCCATGCCCCAAGCTGATGCTGACCGAATATGTGCTGCGATCGGCCTTGTCGCACAGGGCCGTTGCGATACTGCCGAGGACGGGTTGACGAATGTGTCTCTGATTCCCTTGGTGCTCGGAGTGGCAGGTGCGCGATGA
- a CDS encoding MlaD family protein has protein sequence MAIPSRTCLTQFVTAAAVALVCLVPGCGFDPAAIPVPGTGISGDRYGIRIEFANTLNLPSQARVTVDGLRAGIVRDVAVIDAGKDNDGYVVVDVEIIESVRLPVGTTAELRQPTILGDVSIALITPEADGGGLIAPGSTIDRGQTKPLLQVEDTMNVLATFVQGGGIQQAQEIINRVNSVLPADTRETASISEVLGADIEDLAQHLDAVDALLGGLRASTDAVLSRTPELEYLLTDSGVDQAAASMTSMIGLISLYDGFTLLADSLRWIGPLAQSGDAAARAFIPLLFTSRPLDLSAPSNLNKIIALLREKVIPFVEHGPKVNVIGLETAEGSPGSEADRIAGILSALRMIGAVR, from the coding sequence GTGGCCATTCCTTCCCGGACCTGCCTGACGCAATTCGTGACCGCGGCCGCTGTGGCACTTGTATGCCTTGTCCCCGGCTGCGGATTCGATCCAGCTGCGATTCCTGTCCCTGGGACTGGGATATCGGGGGACCGCTATGGTATCCGAATCGAGTTCGCCAATACGCTAAACCTGCCGTCACAAGCACGAGTGACGGTCGACGGTCTACGTGCCGGAATTGTCCGCGATGTTGCGGTGATCGATGCCGGGAAAGATAACGACGGATACGTCGTGGTCGACGTGGAAATCATCGAATCGGTGCGGTTGCCTGTTGGAACTACGGCTGAGCTCCGCCAGCCGACCATATTGGGTGACGTCTCCATAGCGTTGATCACGCCGGAGGCCGACGGAGGTGGCCTCATCGCGCCGGGCTCCACAATCGATCGAGGACAAACTAAGCCGTTGCTTCAGGTTGAGGACACCATGAACGTCTTGGCGACCTTTGTCCAAGGGGGTGGAATACAGCAGGCTCAGGAGATCATCAACCGCGTGAACTCGGTGCTTCCGGCGGATACACGGGAGACTGCCTCGATCTCGGAGGTGCTGGGTGCCGATATCGAAGACTTGGCACAGCACCTGGATGCTGTCGACGCCTTGCTGGGTGGACTGCGGGCCAGTACCGATGCTGTGCTGAGCCGAACACCCGAGTTGGAGTATCTGCTTACAGATTCTGGAGTGGATCAGGCGGCTGCGTCGATGACGTCCATGATCGGTTTGATCTCACTGTACGATGGATTCACGCTACTGGCAGATTCCCTCCGATGGATCGGTCCACTGGCGCAGTCAGGCGACGCGGCTGCCCGTGCCTTTATACCACTCCTTTTCACGTCCCGGCCGTTGGACCTCTCAGCCCCGTCGAACTTGAACAAGATCATTGCGTTGTTGCGCGAAAAGGTCATTCCATTCGTGGAGCACGGACCGAAGGTTAATGTTATCGGCCTTGAGACTGCCGAAGGCTCTCCCGGATCCGAAGCCGACCGGATCGCTGGGATTTTATCGGCATTGCGTATGATCGGAGCAGTGCGATGA
- a CDS encoding MlaD family protein, with protein MKLSSALSLVAIMSVLTLGVGYLAFGVLRIDVFSDSINVTLRVPQAGSLLVGSPILLRGVKVGEIASIEKVERGVEMQLALESRYRIPATGTATVEDLSGLGEPYIEFVPKNGAGPYLTDGQRLDAVQVVLPRSIPDVAQTVTGLLEQLNPQAISNIVKTLDQALTGTDTVMPRLAASTTLLSETILSRSPAIRSILVDLQTMGADMAWAGPGMEAAGPLWDEAGMWGALIADSIARLARIGTMPDDYLQGNGVVPFLGEVTEYLSRIGPDLQELAPAVQPLADSAAMSIPQIDISDLISRALSATGDSALNVRIGIK; from the coding sequence ATGAAACTGAGTTCGGCACTATCCCTCGTTGCGATCATGTCGGTTTTGACTCTGGGCGTCGGTTATCTCGCATTCGGTGTATTGCGAATAGATGTCTTCAGCGACTCGATCAACGTGACGTTGCGTGTTCCCCAGGCGGGAAGTCTGCTGGTGGGTTCACCGATACTTCTACGTGGTGTGAAGGTGGGAGAGATCGCGTCGATAGAGAAAGTCGAACGTGGTGTCGAAATGCAACTAGCCCTCGAGTCGAGATACCGAATTCCGGCAACGGGGACCGCGACAGTCGAAGACCTATCAGGTCTCGGTGAGCCGTATATCGAGTTCGTGCCCAAGAACGGCGCCGGTCCCTACCTAACCGATGGCCAGCGCCTCGACGCGGTACAAGTAGTACTGCCCCGTTCGATTCCAGACGTGGCGCAGACTGTTACGGGGCTGCTTGAACAACTGAATCCACAGGCGATCAGCAACATCGTCAAGACGTTGGATCAAGCGCTGACGGGAACAGACACCGTTATGCCGAGGCTGGCAGCCTCGACGACACTGTTGTCGGAGACGATTCTGAGTAGGTCGCCCGCCATCCGCAGCATCCTCGTCGATCTACAGACGATGGGCGCGGACATGGCTTGGGCCGGGCCCGGGATGGAAGCCGCTGGTCCCTTGTGGGACGAGGCAGGAATGTGGGGTGCTCTCATCGCCGATTCCATCGCCCGGCTGGCCCGTATCGGCACCATGCCGGACGACTACTTGCAAGGCAACGGCGTCGTACCTTTCCTCGGCGAGGTCACGGAATATCTCAGCCGCATTGGACCCGACTTGCAAGAATTGGCACCAGCCGTTCAGCCGCTGGCGGACAGCGCGGCGATGTCCATACCACAGATAGACATAAGCGATTTGATATCACGTGCTCTCAGCGCGACTGGAGACAGTGCATTAAATGTGCGTATCGGCATCAAATAG
- a CDS encoding alpha/beta fold hydrolase: protein MTIILAHGLALSHGSWEDVAQLVVTADPTVRVLAYDHRGHGQSQSAPASLELLADDLAAVISAYAPVGPIVLGGHSMGGMTLMALAERDSMVLEARVVGVAFVATGAGDILGRLMRRGFWSWLVSLALTVAPLLVIPSRPLLIVRQLTRAVLFGYRPFRHDLNRAVGQLASSNPRSVAQLTRSILSHDRYSALDRFDCRVVVFAGSRDLLTPVYHARAIHRRVPRSGLVIFPNSGHFLPYERCGEIAAHLLGLTMPMAYSDSDVA, encoded by the coding sequence GTGACAATCATCCTGGCACACGGGTTGGCTCTTTCTCATGGGAGTTGGGAAGACGTCGCACAACTGGTCGTCACGGCGGATCCCACCGTACGTGTACTCGCCTACGACCATCGAGGACACGGGCAGTCGCAATCTGCTCCAGCGAGCCTGGAGCTTCTCGCCGACGATCTCGCTGCAGTCATCTCCGCATATGCACCCGTCGGCCCGATCGTGCTCGGCGGTCATTCCATGGGCGGAATGACATTGATGGCGTTGGCCGAACGCGACAGCATGGTGCTCGAAGCGCGAGTCGTCGGCGTCGCGTTCGTGGCGACTGGAGCCGGAGATATCCTCGGACGACTGATGCGCCGCGGGTTCTGGTCATGGTTGGTATCGCTGGCGTTGACTGTGGCACCGCTTCTCGTGATCCCTTCCCGGCCGCTGCTCATCGTGCGACAGCTGACACGCGCCGTCTTGTTCGGGTACCGACCATTCCGCCACGACCTGAACCGAGCGGTAGGGCAGCTGGCGAGCAGCAATCCTCGCAGCGTCGCACAGCTGACTCGTTCGATCCTGTCCCATGATCGGTACTCGGCACTGGATCGATTCGACTGCCGTGTCGTCGTATTCGCAGGTTCGCGAGATCTGTTGACTCCCGTTTATCACGCTCGTGCGATACACCGTCGCGTACCAAGGAGCGGCCTGGTCATCTTCCCGAACTCCGGACACTTCCTACCCTATGAACGTTGCGGTGAGATTGCGGCCCACCTACTGGGATTGACAATGCCAATGGCGTACTCGGACAGCGACGTTGCATAG
- a CDS encoding Rossmann-fold NAD(P)-binding domain-containing protein, which translates to MSIVITVTCGHLGRAAVEAVLDRSTDPAEVIAGARDLAKIIDHAARGVHTAVIDYDDPTTITPVYMFVLISGTALANRDRQHTEEIAAVAKAGAARIIYTSGLKADDTALSTAAMHLPTEDACVPAGCRSRSCAAAGTARTTAATSSPPFARPVPLSSTGDGVVASASRRNLAEIIAVVVTTEEHQGKT; encoded by the coding sequence GTGTCCATCGTCATCACCGTTACCTGCGGTCACCTCGGCCGAGCAGCCGTCGAAGCCGTCCTCGACCGCAGCACCGACCCCGCCGAGGTAATCGCCGGTGCCCGCGACCTGGCCAAGATCATTGACCACGCCGCCCGAGGGGTGCACACCGCGGTCATCGACTACGACGACCCCACCACCATTACGCCGGTGTATATGTTCGTGCTGATCTCGGGCACCGCCCTGGCCAACCGCGACCGCCAGCACACCGAGGAGATCGCTGCCGTCGCCAAAGCCGGTGCCGCGCGGATCATCTACACCAGCGGCCTCAAAGCCGACGACACCGCGCTGTCGACCGCGGCCATGCACCTGCCCACAGAAGACGCGTGCGTGCCAGCGGGGTGTCGTTCACGATCCTGCGCAGCGGCTGGTACAGCGAGAACTACGGCCGCGACATCATCCCCACCGTTCGCGAGACCGGTGCCGCTGTCGAGCACCGGCGACGGTGTGGTCGCTTCGGCGTCGCGCCGGAATCTGGCTGAAATCATCGCCGTTGTGGTCACCACCGAGGAGCATCAGGGCAAGACCTAA
- a CDS encoding NAD(P)-dependent oxidoreductase codes for MKRHGVGRFIGHATPAVLDPRGSPTLITGLIEFMPRTFMPRAYEEITGMSNKIMPSGLDRTIVRFIAPQGLCTEGPYPVRFFGTDKLGFAITRAGIAAFTADQIGESRYLHRAAAISN; via the coding sequence ATGAAGCGTCACGGTGTGGGCCGCTTCATCGGCCACGCCACTCCTGCGGTACTGGACCCGCGGGGGTCCCCGACCTTGATCACCGGGTTGATCGAGTTCATGCCGCGCACGTTCATGCCCCGCGCCTACGAGGAGATCACCGGCATGTCGAACAAGATCATGCCCTCGGGGCTGGATAGGACGATCGTGCGGTTCATCGCCCCCCAAGGACTGTGCACCGAAGGGCCATATCCGGTCAGGTTCTTCGGCACCGACAAGCTCGGCTTCGCGATCACCCGCGCCGGCATCGCCGCCTTCACCGCCGATCAGATCGGCGAGAGTCGCTACCTGCATCGCGCAGCCGCCATCAGCAACTGA
- a CDS encoding helix-turn-helix domain-containing protein, with the protein MAQVIRAKARWNVSATALANRLHALGLIADWTYRAALVELSKRGVRSARPGSALVHESSQVLGKVLAGLHGQGMTVRDIAKEFGLTPQGVTEYLFGLTTTQHEGNGSGRSRMDRFARASLSCEITYLLGAAPRTLRCRVCARQNFSDFSACAPVECGCTRSVALCARLNERAHSVDLGG; encoded by the coding sequence GTGGCGCAGGTCATCCGTGCCAAGGCTCGATGGAACGTGTCCGCGACAGCGCTGGCGAACCGGCTGCATGCGCTGGGTTTGATAGCTGACTGGACGTATCGCGCAGCGTTGGTGGAATTGAGCAAGCGCGGAGTCCGCTCCGCGCGCCCAGGCTCGGCGCTTGTCCACGAATCGTCACAGGTGCTGGGTAAAGTGCTCGCCGGCCTGCATGGGCAAGGGATGACGGTGCGCGACATTGCCAAGGAGTTCGGTCTCACTCCCCAAGGGGTGACCGAGTACCTGTTCGGACTGACGACGACCCAGCACGAAGGTAACGGGTCCGGACGGTCGCGGATGGATCGCTTCGCCCGTGCCTCCCTGTCGTGCGAGATTACGTATCTGCTGGGTGCAGCGCCGAGAACATTGCGTTGCAGGGTGTGCGCACGGCAGAATTTCTCGGACTTCTCGGCGTGCGCACCGGTCGAGTGCGGGTGCACACGGTCAGTTGCACTGTGCGCACGGCTGAACGAGCGTGCGCACAGTGTCGATCTTGGGGGTTAA
- a CDS encoding site-specific integrase → MTRGRPPRPLGVPGKPMLTELAPGHWKARVRVRDSSGKRRELMRVSPTKLDSRHRPIPDRTGQRALDAVMAAAAVITVGLGGELSTSMTVRDLWVRYRASLIAQDRTESTIARYDEIAKMFNTAFGDRRLFEVTTSAIETFLTEVGEARGPSNMRTGRIVLSGMFRYAVRTSPLEVNPVREVQMPKNIEAKGRTGGAGDLTTDELRYILSAVRTSQIPCPRQLAKAERERGTPVKAYTPPTVAAYCESADLADVITLYAATGLRRSQMLALLWTDIDLDAATLRPTGKLVRVAGKGLVRVTRKDDPKNRTGTIAIPGFAVEMLKLRKAAMAARRPASPPDPGTEVLDLVFPSAVGTLRDPQNVGHGWQRVREALGFAEDITPHSFRHAVATILDDAGLSARVTADVLGHVDPAMTQRHYMARGRPHKAAADVLNRAVTG, encoded by the coding sequence ATGACCCGCGGTAGACCACCCCGGCCCCTCGGGGTCCCCGGCAAACCGATGCTCACCGAACTCGCTCCCGGGCACTGGAAAGCCCGTGTACGGGTTCGCGATTCCTCCGGAAAACGACGCGAGCTCATGCGTGTCTCCCCGACCAAGCTCGACTCCCGACACCGCCCGATCCCCGACCGCACCGGCCAACGAGCCCTCGACGCCGTCATGGCCGCCGCAGCCGTCATCACCGTCGGCCTCGGCGGCGAACTGTCCACATCGATGACCGTGCGCGACCTCTGGGTCCGCTACCGCGCGAGCCTCATCGCACAAGACCGCACCGAATCCACCATCGCCCGCTACGACGAAATCGCCAAAATGTTCAACACCGCCTTCGGTGACCGGCGCCTGTTCGAAGTCACCACCTCAGCCATCGAAACCTTCCTCACCGAGGTCGGAGAGGCCAGGGGCCCTTCGAACATGCGCACCGGACGCATCGTGCTCTCCGGGATGTTCCGCTACGCCGTCCGCACCAGCCCCCTCGAGGTCAACCCCGTCCGCGAAGTCCAGATGCCGAAAAACATCGAAGCCAAAGGCCGCACCGGCGGCGCCGGCGACCTCACCACCGACGAACTGCGCTACATCCTCTCCGCCGTACGCACCTCCCAGATCCCGTGCCCACGACAGCTCGCCAAGGCAGAACGAGAACGCGGCACACCGGTCAAGGCCTACACCCCGCCCACCGTCGCTGCGTACTGCGAAAGCGCCGACCTCGCCGACGTCATCACCCTCTACGCCGCCACCGGCCTACGCCGCTCGCAAATGCTCGCACTGTTGTGGACCGACATCGACCTCGACGCCGCAACACTGCGCCCCACCGGAAAACTCGTCCGCGTCGCCGGCAAAGGACTGGTCCGGGTCACCAGGAAAGACGACCCGAAGAACCGGACCGGCACCATCGCAATACCCGGATTCGCGGTCGAAATGCTCAAACTCCGCAAAGCCGCCATGGCCGCCCGCCGACCAGCTTCTCCGCCGGACCCCGGAACCGAGGTCCTGGACCTGGTCTTCCCCTCAGCGGTGGGGACATTGCGTGACCCGCAAAACGTCGGACACGGCTGGCAACGTGTCCGCGAAGCCCTCGGGTTCGCCGAGGACATCACCCCACACAGCTTCCGCCACGCCGTGGCCACCATCCTCGACGACGCCGGCCTCTCCGCCCGTGTCACTGCCGATGTCCTCGGCCACGTCGACCCCGCCATGACCCAACGCCACTACATGGCACGCGGACGCCCACACAAGGCCGCCGCCGATGTCCTCAACCGAGCGGTGACCGGATAG
- a CDS encoding GNAT family N-acetyltransferase, whose product MSEDATCATRRVMARCSPLRAMVVPVMRYYASRVLRPVLTSFRTPCRVTLVGRTSRGEPVTLRPPRLSDARIWREIRIADRLVIEPFWVTDDRGWESRHRERTWIHEWLWSRAEAKAGRTVRTVIEVDGRFVGQCDLWIQPHDERGELSIWVDSRVAGRGIAAAAGRVLIDYAFEHLGLARVSAPIDVDNVDSARMARRIGLVCEGTMVSYLSVGGRRRDHDLWAVSASAWKRQPSLSDPEIVVTR is encoded by the coding sequence ATGAGCGAGGACGCAACCTGCGCCACTCGGCGCGTCATGGCGAGGTGTAGCCCGCTGCGCGCGATGGTGGTCCCGGTGATGCGCTATTACGCGTCGCGTGTTCTTCGGCCGGTGCTCACGTCGTTCCGCACCCCATGTCGTGTCACCCTGGTCGGCCGAACCTCCCGTGGAGAGCCGGTCACCCTGCGCCCTCCGCGACTGTCCGACGCGCGTATCTGGCGCGAGATTCGAATCGCCGACCGTCTCGTGATCGAGCCGTTCTGGGTGACGGACGATCGCGGCTGGGAATCTCGCCACCGCGAGCGGACATGGATTCACGAGTGGCTGTGGTCGAGGGCAGAGGCGAAGGCCGGCCGTACCGTGCGCACTGTGATCGAGGTCGATGGCCGATTTGTCGGGCAGTGTGACCTGTGGATACAGCCACACGACGAGCGCGGCGAGCTCAGCATCTGGGTCGACTCGCGAGTGGCCGGGCGCGGCATCGCGGCCGCGGCAGGGCGTGTGCTCATCGACTATGCCTTCGAACATCTGGGCCTCGCGCGTGTCTCAGCACCGATCGATGTGGATAATGTCGATTCAGCTCGAATGGCCCGCCGGATCGGTTTGGTGTGCGAGGGAACAATGGTGAGCTATCTCAGCGTCGGTGGCAGGCGCCGCGATCATGATCTCTGGGCTGTTTCCGCGTCGGCTTGGAAGCGGCAGCCGTCGTTGAGTGACCCGGAGATCGTCGTGACGCGGTGA
- a CDS encoding IS481 family transposase, with protein MMDRQTMVEYRYRAVCEVLGGSPIGEVAARYGTTRQSVDTWRRRFKQEGMAGLADRSRRPHTSPTRIGTEIEALICQVRRDHPRWGARRISYELSRRGIDNAPSRATVHRALTRNGLVDPQAQHHKRKYKRWQRQVPMHLWQLDIVGGVPLADGRQCKLLTGIDDHSRFVVVAAVLITPSAREVAAAFTAAMRRYGVPSEVLTDNGAQFTGRYFKPAPVEVLFERICRTNGIKQRLTKPRSPTTTGKIERFHKTLRTEFLDLATPFESHTAAQQAVEGWITSYNTNRPHQALDMATPAELFRPNGPTRLDVRPATTATTPSQSPTEPVMVTDVISPPEHRRIDGAAVEFEARVPPSGELNVLHGRQRVSMHLSMVGRTLTVWADQRSVHLVLDGHPVRTVASRLRPEDLRHLAMRGARPAGPEPAKPALRRGPQGAVVIAPGQTVEIRRVVSNDGMASIAGQRFPVGAACTGRNIILRLDGHLMHAVLDNALVGTWPCPVARDGLSRLRGAELPTTPLPPPPLPAGSLRALRKVHTNGRVTIAGEGVQVGRGHSGKIVTVVVEDTFFRILHGDEEIAVAPRRSLAPITRFHVTGGGARPQTESSVS; from the coding sequence ATGATGGATCGACAGACGATGGTCGAGTACCGGTACCGGGCAGTCTGCGAGGTGTTGGGCGGTTCGCCGATAGGCGAGGTCGCAGCGCGCTACGGGACCACACGGCAATCAGTCGACACTTGGCGGCGACGGTTCAAGCAGGAAGGGATGGCAGGGCTTGCCGACCGCTCCCGCCGGCCGCACACCAGTCCGACCCGAATCGGCACCGAGATCGAAGCGTTGATATGCCAGGTCCGTCGGGACCATCCGAGATGGGGAGCCCGGCGCATCAGTTACGAGCTCAGTCGCCGCGGCATCGACAACGCGCCGTCTCGGGCGACCGTGCATCGCGCCTTGACGCGCAACGGGCTCGTCGACCCGCAGGCCCAACACCACAAGCGGAAGTACAAGCGGTGGCAGCGGCAAGTACCGATGCACCTGTGGCAGCTCGACATCGTGGGCGGAGTGCCCCTGGCCGACGGCCGACAATGCAAGCTACTGACCGGCATCGATGATCATTCGCGGTTCGTTGTCGTTGCTGCCGTGCTGATCACGCCGTCGGCGCGGGAGGTCGCGGCCGCGTTCACCGCTGCGATGCGACGCTACGGCGTCCCGTCGGAGGTGCTGACGGACAACGGCGCTCAGTTCACTGGCCGGTACTTCAAGCCGGCGCCGGTCGAGGTGCTGTTCGAGCGGATCTGCCGCACCAACGGCATCAAACAGCGGCTGACCAAGCCTCGGTCACCGACGACAACGGGCAAGATCGAGCGCTTCCACAAGACCCTCCGCACCGAATTCCTCGACCTGGCGACACCGTTCGAATCCCACACAGCGGCCCAGCAAGCAGTCGAAGGCTGGATCACCAGCTACAACACCAATCGCCCCCACCAGGCCCTCGATATGGCGACACCCGCCGAATTGTTCCGCCCCAACGGCCCGACCCGCCTGGACGTTCGCCCCGCAACGACAGCCACCACGCCATCGCAGTCGCCGACCGAGCCAGTAATGGTCACCGACGTGATCAGTCCACCCGAGCACCGCCGGATCGATGGCGCGGCAGTCGAGTTCGAGGCTCGGGTTCCGCCCAGTGGCGAGTTGAACGTGCTCCACGGGCGGCAGCGGGTGTCGATGCACCTGAGCATGGTGGGACGCACACTCACCGTCTGGGCTGATCAGCGCAGTGTTCACCTCGTCCTCGACGGGCATCCGGTCCGCACAGTCGCGTCACGCCTTCGACCCGAAGACTTGCGCCACCTCGCCATGCGCGGCGCCCGTCCAGCAGGCCCAGAACCCGCCAAGCCGGCATTGCGGCGCGGACCGCAGGGCGCGGTCGTGATCGCGCCCGGCCAGACGGTGGAAATCCGGCGAGTCGTCAGCAACGACGGCATGGCAAGCATTGCAGGCCAGCGGTTCCCGGTTGGTGCGGCCTGCACCGGTCGCAACATCATTCTCCGCCTGGATGGCCACCTCATGCACGCGGTCCTCGACAACGCCCTCGTCGGGACCTGGCCATGCCCAGTCGCCCGCGACGGCCTGAGCAGACTCCGCGGCGCGGAGTTACCGACCACGCCGCTTCCTCCGCCGCCACTGCCAGCCGGATCGCTGCGAGCACTCCGGAAAGTGCACACCAACGGCCGAGTCACCATCGCCGGAGAAGGAGTGCAAGTCGGCCGTGGTCACTCCGGCAAGATCGTGACGGTCGTAGTCGAAGACACGTTCTTCCGAATCCTCCACGGAGACGAAGAGATTGCCGTTGCCCCGCGACGAAGTCTCGCGCCCATCACCCGATTCCACGTCACAGGCGGCGGTGCTCGACCTCAGACCGAGTCAAGTGTCTCTTGA